In Leptolyngbya sp. NIES-2104, the genomic window AGTAACACCGTCCGCGATTGAGCATCCCAACCGACCGCGATCGTATAGTCTCGCAAATCAACCGCTTTGATAAACACGACTTGACGGTAATTCAAGCGGCGAATATTCGGTTCTCTGGACAAATCAAGACCTAAACGATCGGTTAAATCGATCGGCACATAAGCATTGCCATTGACCAAAATTCCTTTCTCGCCGTAGACTTGCCCATTGATGCTGATATTGATTTCTGGATAAACGATCGCATTCGGGTCAGGTGGTAATGCCGTTCCCCGCACCCAAGCGACTAAACCATCAGCAATTCCAAGCGCGACATCCCGACGCTGATTTTGAATAATAAAGCGATCGTCTGGATTGGTCAGAAACCCGATCGTCATCAAGAGCGATCCGCAAACAATCTGACGAGTAAACGGCAAACTTCCAAGCCCGGTATCGGTATCGGGTCTAGCTCCTCGACTGGGCAACTGAGGCACACGACGAATCAGCGCTAACAATAACTGTTCAGCATTTCGACGACGCTGATCGTTATTCGCAATAAAGTAAACGGTGGCACCTCGGACAGAGGGATTGGTAAACGCATCTGCCCGAATTTCCAGTGCGACATCATCGGGGCGGGCGCGGGAATTAATCCAGCTAATCGCTTGAGAAGCGTTGAGATTATCGGGCACTGACAGGACTTCGACTCCCCGCGATCGCAGTTCAGTCACCACCAGATCGCGGGTGAGGATCATTTCTCTCGCTTCGGTCGTTCCGGCAACGACGGCTCCCGGATCGGTGATTCCATTTACGCGACTTCCATGTCCAGCAGAGATAAAGATACGTCCCATCAGCTTTACGAATTCCTTACGTAGTCGAGGGTAATTTTATCTTGTTTTCAAGAAGTGGCTAACCACATTTGCGCGGTGCGGGGTGGAATCCAGAGGGAGAAGGTATTTCCGGCTAACGTGATTTCGTGGGGATGAATCAAATCCCGATATTTTCCTGGATTTTTTAATCCCCAAGTGCTGAATTCTGCCCACTGATTTTCGCTGCTTTTGTTAATTGCCACGATGCCTTTGTCGCCGCGACGGAAGACCAGCAAGACATCACTTTCAAATAGGATGTGCATCGGTTGTGCGTGAACAGCGTTGTGAAATTGGATCATGGCAACCAGATCGGGGCGCTTGTAGACATCGAGCCAGCGATCGCGATCTTCAGCATGGCGCGATTCATTGTGATCCGAATAGATTAACGG contains:
- a CDS encoding N-acetylmuramoyl-L-alanine amidase, whose amino-acid sequence is MGRIFISAGHGSRVNGITDPGAVVAGTTEAREMILTRDLVVTELRSRGVEVLSVPDNLNASQAISWINSRARPDDVALEIRADAFTNPSVRGATVYFIANNDQRRRNAEQLLLALIRRVPQLPSRGARPDTDTGLGSLPFTRQIVCGSLLMTIGFLTNPDDRFIIQNQRRDVALGIADGLVAWVRGTALPPDPNAIVYPEINISINGQVYGEKGILVNGNAYVPIDLTDRLGLDLSREPNIRRLNYRQVVFIKAVDLRDYTIAVGWDAQSRTVLLRSILKVCPGALDRIMGNGNTTSVQLIMFLKSNNEAALTQFPQIADLYRQEGSIEGVNYDIAFSQMLLETNYLRFGGEIRASQNNFAGLGDVGGGPQGASFPNAQIGVRAHIQLLKAYASTEPLVQEVVAPRFRFVTRGIAPLVDQLSGRWSADPQYGVKITAILRRYYEMAQIL